One segment of Methylotenera versatilis 79 DNA contains the following:
- a CDS encoding D-alanyl-D-alanine carboxypeptidase/D-alanyl-D-alanine-endopeptidase translates to MKMRFGIANISMKVIASFYLFFLTCIAHAALPASVIDALKQSNIPQTSVGVYVQAVDATPLIITHNAQKGLNPASVMKLITTNAALDLLTPAYRWKTEIYRDGEVVNGVLNGNLIIKGFGDPNFKAQDFWRLLMRVQQAGIREIKGDLIIDKSLFAKNGENLPAFDDEIWRAYNAKSSAFLVDGRHSSFRFSTTNTAVNVNQEFALNEVEVINNIQLSQAACGDWRSRLLYTVKSKSHGNNNAAVVTFNGTFSPDCGERYLELSVLDDEQYAFYTFKKLWRELGGVFNGQLSVKLTTQNPSKLQNSSWQDLDQQDLSRQDLAKKPNLTSSSNSIAVKVLEQVSEPLGYVIRDLNKWSDNLMARQLLLTIAAEKQILPATEAKGAAVIQSWLASKNIVAKELVIENGSGLSRVGRISSEHLGQMLVSAYNSPIMPELIASLPILGLDGTAQKRLKDSVVQGKVHLKTGSLDGVSAVAGYVLSSKNKRYVFVFIVNHANAAASKTAQDALIEWIYTY, encoded by the coding sequence ATGAAAATGCGATTCGGCATTGCAAATATCAGCATGAAAGTCATCGCTAGTTTCTATCTGTTTTTTTTAACTTGTATCGCACACGCGGCATTACCTGCCAGCGTAATCGATGCGCTCAAGCAATCCAATATTCCCCAAACTAGCGTTGGCGTTTATGTGCAGGCTGTTGATGCAACTCCGCTAATCATCACGCACAACGCGCAAAAAGGTTTGAACCCAGCCAGTGTGATGAAGTTAATCACCACAAATGCAGCGCTGGATTTATTAACGCCCGCTTACCGCTGGAAAACCGAAATCTATCGAGACGGCGAAGTGGTTAATGGTGTTTTGAATGGCAATTTGATTATTAAGGGTTTCGGTGATCCAAATTTTAAAGCGCAAGATTTTTGGCGATTACTGATGCGTGTGCAACAAGCGGGCATTCGCGAAATCAAAGGCGATTTAATTATCGATAAAAGTCTTTTTGCAAAAAATGGTGAAAATCTTCCTGCGTTTGATGATGAAATTTGGCGTGCGTATAACGCGAAATCCAGTGCGTTTTTGGTTGATGGGCGACATAGCAGTTTTCGATTCAGCACAACGAATACCGCCGTAAATGTCAACCAAGAATTCGCGTTGAATGAAGTGGAAGTGATTAACAATATACAGTTAAGTCAGGCTGCTTGTGGCGATTGGCGCAGCCGATTACTTTACACCGTTAAATCAAAATCGCACGGCAACAATAATGCAGCAGTCGTGACATTTAACGGCACATTTTCGCCAGATTGTGGTGAGCGATATTTAGAGTTGAGTGTGTTGGATGACGAACAATATGCGTTTTACACGTTTAAAAAATTATGGCGCGAATTGGGCGGCGTATTTAATGGACAATTAAGTGTGAAGTTAACCACTCAAAATCCATCAAAACTTCAAAATTCAAGCTGGCAAGATTTAGACCAGCAAGATTTAAGCCGGCAAGATTTAGCAAAAAAACCGAACTTAACGAGCAGTTCAAATTCTATCGCGGTAAAAGTGCTTGAGCAGGTTTCTGAGCCTTTGGGATACGTGATACGCGATTTGAATAAGTGGAGTGATAATTTAATGGCGCGGCAGTTGCTATTAACCATTGCCGCAGAAAAGCAGATTTTGCCAGCGACAGAAGCTAAAGGTGCGGCAGTTATTCAAAGTTGGCTAGCTTCTAAAAATATAGTTGCCAAAGAGTTGGTCATCGAAAATGGTTCGGGATTATCGCGAGTGGGAAGAATTAGCAGCGAGCATTTAGGTCAAATGTTAGTGAGCGCTTACAATAGCCCGATCATGCCAGAACTAATAGCTTCTCTACCCATATTGGGCTTAGATGGCACAGCACAAAAGCGCTTAAAAGACAGTGTGGTACAAGGTAAAGTACATCTAAAAACAGGCTCATTGGATGGCGTAAGTGCGGTTGCGGGATATGTTTTAAGCAGTAAAAATAAACGCTATGTTTTCGTCTTTATAGTCAATCATGCAAATGCAGCAGCCAGCAAAACGGCGCAAGATGCACTCATTGAATGGATTTATACGTATTAG
- a CDS encoding DUF2322 family protein: MQKFSDVLLTLDSVDDIKRIELFYESGASAGVIENKPGSQGSLKVFSHLTKMFGGITLDAAVEGLALFAEHTEDAENCPGKHPNVDRLLNVLENEAPLTVKIVTL; the protein is encoded by the coding sequence ATGCAAAAATTTAGTGATGTGCTACTGACCTTAGATAGCGTAGATGATATAAAACGTATTGAGCTATTTTATGAAAGCGGTGCATCTGCTGGCGTGATTGAAAATAAGCCCGGCAGCCAAGGCTCATTAAAAGTGTTTAGTCATTTGACCAAAATGTTTGGTGGAATCACATTGGATGCAGCAGTAGAAGGTTTAGCCTTGTTTGCAGAACATACTGAAGATGCTGAAAACTGCCCGGGTAAGCACCCAAATGTAGATAGATTACTGAATGTGTTAGAGAACGAAGCACCGCTTACCGTTAAAATCGTTACACTATAA
- a CDS encoding FKBP-type peptidyl-prolyl cis-trans isomerase, which yields MTGCQAESTTSTQEKTAMTANITELQKIDTQVGTGREAEPGFNVTVHYTGWLYDAAAEGNKGKKFDSSVDRKEPFNFFLGGGQVIQGWDEGFAGMKIGGKRTLVIPPEMGYGARGAGGVIPPNATLVFDVELLDVK from the coding sequence ATGACAGGCTGCCAAGCTGAATCAACTACATCAACACAGGAAAAAACTGCAATGACTGCAAACATCACTGAATTACAAAAAATAGACACACAAGTAGGTACAGGCCGCGAAGCCGAACCTGGTTTTAACGTGACCGTACATTACACAGGCTGGTTATACGATGCTGCGGCAGAAGGCAATAAAGGTAAAAAGTTTGATAGTAGTGTAGACAGAAAAGAGCCATTCAATTTCTTTTTAGGTGGCGGTCAAGTGATTCAAGGTTGGGATGAAGGTTTTGCCGGTATGAAAATTGGCGGCAAACGCACATTGGTTATTCCACCAGAAATGGGCTACGGCGCACGTGGTGCAGGGGGCGTGATTCCGCCAAATGCCACCTTAGTTTTCGATGTGGAACTACTGGACGTTAAATAA
- the bioA gene encoding adenosylmethionine--8-amino-7-oxononanoate transaminase: MSNQDLLKRSMQSVWHPCTQMKQHETFPLVPIQRGEGVWLYDVEGKQYLDAVSSWWVNLFGHNNPRIKDAIKQQLDTLEHVMLAGFTHEPVVELSENLAKFSGLGHAFYASDGASATEIALKMSFHYWRNSSKPKKNQFISLQNSYHGETLGALGVTDVAIFKDTYAPLLMQSAQMPSPDFRLAEVGESAEDFALRCAEKLELYVSQHHHTLAAFIIEPLVQCAAGMGMYHPVYLRRAREICTQYQVHLIADEIAVGFGRTGTMFAFEQANEVSRELTQNQKVLPDFICLSKGITGGYLPLSAVLTTDEIYAAFYDDSTAKGFLHSHSYTGNPLACSAALATLAIFETDHVLAKNQATAAYLTTKMRVFSNLPIEHLRQQGMIAAFDVKTNNAHFARDCYAAALKNGLLLRPIGNTVYVMPPYIISESEIDFMLDATLESVQSAL, encoded by the coding sequence ATGTCTAATCAAGATTTGCTTAAACGTAGCATGCAATCTGTGTGGCACCCTTGCACGCAGATGAAACAGCATGAAACTTTCCCTCTAGTTCCGATTCAGCGAGGCGAGGGCGTTTGGCTGTACGATGTTGAAGGCAAGCAATATTTAGACGCGGTAAGTAGTTGGTGGGTGAATCTGTTTGGGCATAATAATCCGCGTATAAAAGATGCGATTAAGCAGCAATTGGATACACTGGAACATGTGATGTTGGCGGGTTTTACGCATGAACCTGTGGTTGAATTGTCTGAAAACTTAGCTAAGTTTTCAGGTTTAGGTCATGCGTTTTATGCCAGCGATGGCGCCAGTGCAACTGAAATCGCGTTGAAGATGAGTTTTCATTATTGGCGCAATAGTAGCAAGCCAAAAAAAAACCAATTTATCAGCTTGCAAAATAGTTATCATGGCGAAACATTAGGTGCGCTAGGCGTAACCGACGTGGCGATTTTCAAAGATACTTACGCGCCATTGTTGATGCAATCGGCGCAAATGCCCAGCCCAGATTTTCGATTGGCTGAAGTAGGTGAAAGTGCAGAAGATTTTGCGCTGCGCTGCGCTGAAAAATTAGAGCTATATGTCAGCCAACATCACCATACATTAGCGGCTTTTATCATCGAGCCTTTGGTGCAGTGCGCGGCAGGCATGGGCATGTATCATCCGGTTTATTTGCGCCGTGCGCGTGAGATTTGTACGCAATATCAAGTACATTTAATCGCCGATGAAATTGCCGTAGGTTTTGGGCGCACTGGGACGATGTTTGCTTTTGAGCAAGCGAATGAAGTCAGCCGCGAGCTGACGCAAAATCAAAAAGTATTGCCTGATTTTATCTGTTTATCCAAAGGCATCACTGGCGGATATTTGCCGTTATCCGCAGTGTTAACTACCGATGAGATATACGCAGCTTTTTATGATGACAGCACTGCAAAAGGTTTTTTACACAGCCACAGTTATACCGGAAATCCATTGGCATGTAGCGCGGCTTTAGCCACTTTAGCCATTTTTGAAACAGATCATGTGCTAGCAAAAAATCAAGCAACAGCCGCCTACTTAACCACAAAAATGCGGGTATTTTCTAATCTGCCGATTGAGCATTTACGCCAGCAAGGCATGATTGCTGCATTTGACGTTAAAACCAACAATGCACATTTTGCGCGCGATTGTTATGCTGCAGCATTAAAAAATGGATTGTTGCTTCGCCCTATTGGCAATACCGTTTATGTTATGCCGCCCTATATTATCAGTGAATCTGAAATCGATTTTATGCTGGATGCCACGCTTGAAAGTGTGCAATCTGCCTTATGA
- a CDS encoding VOC family protein: MANSLPKGMLGIRHVALFVKELETAVDFYTRIMGMRIEWQPDVDNVYLTNEGDVFALHRVDYVPQAQQRLDHIGFVLKTPEDVDNWHAYFVQNNVKITEAPKTHRDGSRGFYCLDAVGHLLELIYHPPIVARLNH; encoded by the coding sequence ATGGCAAACAGCTTGCCAAAAGGCATGTTGGGCATTCGCCATGTGGCTTTGTTTGTTAAAGAGTTGGAAACGGCGGTTGATTTCTATACACGTATTATGGGCATGCGTATCGAATGGCAACCCGATGTAGATAATGTGTATTTAACCAATGAAGGCGATGTTTTTGCGCTGCACCGTGTGGATTATGTGCCACAAGCACAACAGCGGTTAGACCATATTGGTTTTGTATTAAAAACGCCAGAAGATGTGGATAACTGGCATGCATATTTTGTGCAAAACAATGTGAAAATCACTGAAGCACCAAAAACACACAGAGATGGTTCACGCGGTTTTTACTGTTTAGATGCAGTGGGACATTTATTAGAGCTGATTTATCATCCACCAATAGTCGCGAGACTTAACCATTAA
- the coq7 gene encoding 2-polyprenyl-3-methyl-6-methoxy-1,4-benzoquinone monooxygenase yields the protein MLLDKLITTFDTGLRTVFAQAVAGRERPDAAIEETPLSESQKSQAASLMRINHVGEVCAQALYSGQAFTSRNPQTVQSLQHAADEETDHLAWCEARINELGGRKSLLNPVWYVGSFALGAAAGLMHDKWNLGFLAETEQQVSNHLNNHLTKLSDADIKTRTIVSQMQQDEAAHAEEAKQLGGSDLPRPVKAGMKFASKIMTSTAYYV from the coding sequence ATGTTATTAGATAAATTAATTACTACGTTTGATACAGGTTTACGTACTGTTTTTGCACAAGCAGTTGCGGGTAGAGAACGTCCTGACGCAGCGATTGAAGAAACACCTCTTAGCGAATCACAAAAAAGCCAGGCTGCCTCATTAATGCGTATTAACCATGTGGGTGAAGTGTGTGCTCAGGCTTTATACAGCGGCCAAGCATTTACATCGCGCAATCCACAAACAGTGCAAAGCTTGCAGCATGCTGCTGATGAAGAAACCGACCATCTTGCTTGGTGCGAGGCGCGCATTAACGAACTTGGCGGACGTAAAAGTCTACTTAATCCTGTGTGGTATGTGGGCAGCTTTGCGTTGGGTGCAGCAGCTGGCTTGATGCATGATAAATGGAATTTAGGGTTTTTAGCTGAAACCGAACAACAGGTATCGAATCATTTAAATAATCATTTAACTAAATTGAGTGATGCAGATATTAAAACGCGTACAATCGTTAGTCAGATGCAGCAAGACGAAGCGGCACATGCAGAAGAGGCAAAACAGCTTGGTGGCAGTGACTTACCGCGACCAGTTAAAGCTGGTATGAAATTCGCATCAAAAATTATGACAAGCACTGCATATTACGTGTAA
- a CDS encoding VPLPA-CTERM sorting domain-containing protein, with the protein MYKKLFSCLFITLSLLPISKVSAATWSSVDPSNAFFGYTVSPADAIWYFDGNITPQSPANIKTVTENQFGLTPGALTFVSGCDSATSNCTNATAGASGNTNTFSSDVAFNYLAVHFGQAELLLYWDNAINSFSITDSQNAFKGLSNYRAYSDGLSEVPLPAAGWLFGTALVGLMGLRRKML; encoded by the coding sequence ATGTACAAAAAATTATTTTCGTGCTTATTTATCACTTTATCTTTGTTACCGATTAGTAAAGTAAGTGCGGCGACTTGGAGTAGTGTGGATCCATCAAACGCTTTTTTTGGGTATACCGTATCACCTGCAGATGCCATCTGGTATTTTGATGGCAATATTACTCCTCAAAGTCCAGCAAATATTAAAACAGTCACTGAGAATCAATTTGGATTAACTCCTGGTGCTTTAACATTTGTTTCTGGTTGTGATAGTGCTACTAGTAACTGCACTAATGCAACTGCTGGTGCATCTGGCAATACCAATACGTTTTCTAGTGACGTTGCCTTTAATTATTTAGCCGTTCACTTTGGTCAAGCTGAACTGTTACTTTATTGGGATAATGCTATTAACAGTTTTTCTATCACAGACTCGCAAAATGCATTTAAAGGCTTAAGTAACTACAGGGCTTACAGTGATGGGCTTAGTGAGGTGCCATTGCCAGCAGCAGGCTGGTTGTTTGGTACAGCATTAGTCGGGTTAATGGGCTTAAGGCGCAAGATGTTGTAG
- a CDS encoding S41 family peptidase, whose translation MRSSFEKMGLIGSGVLVGVLISLNFSALAEKTSVSQLPLDDLRVFAEVFGKVKSDYVEPVEDKKLINEALTGMLSGLDPHSTFMDADGYKDLQAGTQGEFGGLGIEVAMEDGLVKVITPIEDSPAYKAGLKTGDLISKLDDTQVRGLSLNDAVKKMRGKPDTSIVLTVLRKGETKPLTFTLTRAIIKSQSVKNKFIEPGYAYLRITQFQEHTGEDLAKALKDLHAQNKGPFKGIVLDLRNNPGGLLDAAVGVSAAFLPKDELVVYTEGRTADAKMHLNATPLDYARRGKVDYLKDEATDYKKTPIVVLINNGSASASEIVAGALQDHKRATILGTQSFGKGSVQTILPMNNGSAIKLTTARYFTPKGRSIQAKGIVPDIIVEDGFDQSNNIREADLAKHLSNPKEAEAPAKVIDDEKAAAIQKANEKKFAEQKGPIEPASKDDIQFVQAMNVLKGLPVQKSPEVKAPEATPATEKAPAEIKK comes from the coding sequence ATGCGGTCTTCTTTTGAAAAAATGGGTTTAATTGGATCTGGTGTTTTAGTGGGCGTATTAATTAGCCTGAATTTTTCGGCATTGGCTGAGAAAACCAGTGTTTCACAATTGCCTTTGGATGATTTACGCGTATTTGCTGAAGTATTCGGCAAAGTGAAAAGCGATTATGTAGAGCCAGTTGAAGACAAAAAACTCATCAACGAAGCCTTAACTGGCATGCTTTCAGGTTTAGATCCACATTCTACTTTTATGGATGCAGATGGTTACAAAGATTTACAAGCTGGTACGCAAGGTGAGTTTGGTGGACTGGGCATTGAAGTCGCCATGGAAGATGGCTTGGTTAAAGTAATTACACCGATTGAAGATAGCCCTGCCTACAAAGCTGGTTTGAAAACAGGCGATTTAATTTCTAAATTAGATGACACGCAAGTGCGCGGCTTAAGCTTGAATGACGCAGTTAAAAAAATGCGCGGCAAACCTGACACTTCTATTGTGTTAACTGTATTGCGTAAAGGCGAAACCAAACCGTTAACGTTCACATTAACCCGCGCGATTATCAAATCTCAAAGTGTTAAAAATAAATTTATTGAGCCAGGTTACGCTTATCTACGTATTACACAGTTCCAAGAGCATACTGGTGAAGATTTAGCAAAAGCATTAAAAGATTTACACGCTCAAAATAAAGGTCCTTTCAAAGGTATCGTATTGGATTTGCGCAATAATCCAGGTGGCTTGTTAGATGCCGCAGTAGGTGTTTCAGCCGCATTTTTACCAAAAGACGAATTAGTTGTGTACACAGAAGGCCGTACAGCTGATGCGAAAATGCACTTAAATGCCACACCGCTAGATTATGCGCGCCGCGGTAAAGTGGATTATTTAAAAGATGAAGCGACTGATTACAAAAAAACACCGATTGTTGTGTTGATTAATAATGGTTCTGCCTCAGCATCTGAAATTGTTGCTGGCGCGTTGCAAGATCACAAACGTGCGACTATTTTAGGCACACAAAGCTTTGGTAAAGGTTCTGTGCAAACCATCTTACCAATGAATAACGGTAGTGCGATTAAATTGACGACAGCGCGTTATTTCACACCAAAAGGTCGTTCGATTCAAGCTAAAGGCATCGTGCCAGATATTATTGTGGAAGATGGTTTTGATCAATCGAATAATATTCGTGAAGCCGATTTAGCTAAACATTTATCTAATCCGAAAGAAGCCGAAGCACCAGCTAAAGTAATCGATGATGAAAAAGCAGCCGCGATTCAAAAAGCCAATGAGAAAAAATTTGCTGAGCAGAAAGGTCCAATCGAACCAGCGAGCAAAGATGATATTCAATTTGTGCAGGCGATGAATGTATTGAAAGGTTTACCAGTACAGAAATCACCAGAAGTAAAAGCGCCAGAGGCAACACCTGCAACAGAAAAAGCGCCAGCAGAAATTAAAAAATAA
- a CDS encoding SelT/SelW/SelH family protein produces MSTHQVNIEYCTQCRWLLRAAWLAQELLTTFEADLKTVSLQPGTGGIFEVRLNDVVIFNRKQAGRFPESKELKQLIRDVISPERDLGHSDRQS; encoded by the coding sequence TTGAGTACACATCAAGTAAATATAGAATATTGCACACAATGCCGCTGGTTATTGCGCGCAGCGTGGCTTGCACAAGAACTGTTAACCACTTTTGAAGCGGATTTAAAAACGGTGAGTTTGCAGCCTGGAACTGGTGGCATATTTGAAGTGCGTTTGAACGATGTGGTGATATTCAATCGTAAACAAGCGGGGCGCTTTCCAGAATCAAAAGAATTAAAGCAGTTGATTCGTGATGTGATTTCACCAGAACGCGATTTAGGCCATAGTGACAGGCAGAGTTAA
- a CDS encoding OsmC family protein, with the protein MKVRIKWVEDVSFVGESETGHAVVLDGAPENGGRNIGMRPMEMLLIGMGACTAFDVVTILKKSRQPIVDCVAEIAAERAAEIPKVFTKIHVHFVITGNNLNETQVERAVKLSAEKYCSASIMLSKSVEITHDYEIKASAV; encoded by the coding sequence ATGAAAGTCAGAATTAAATGGGTTGAGGATGTCAGTTTTGTTGGCGAATCTGAAACTGGTCATGCGGTAGTATTGGACGGTGCGCCTGAGAATGGCGGTCGCAATATTGGTATGCGTCCAATGGAAATGCTGCTAATTGGTATGGGCGCTTGTACGGCGTTTGATGTAGTGACGATACTTAAAAAATCGCGTCAGCCTATTGTGGATTGTGTTGCAGAAATTGCAGCGGAACGCGCGGCTGAGATTCCTAAAGTGTTCACTAAAATTCATGTGCATTTTGTGATTACTGGTAATAATCTGAATGAAACACAAGTTGAACGTGCGGTAAAATTGTCGGCAGAAAAATATTGTTCAGCTTCTATTATGTTAAGTAAGTCTGTTGAAATTACCCATGATTATGAAATAAAAGCGAGCGCGGTTTAA
- a CDS encoding phospholipase A, with product MNQPQRHGLASGISFFGFLISSFLLSLSVSFAVNAKEVLTVEQALIKCRDTYPSQFESKKRLACFDSISTPSIEIKASESLINNTNSASNENNNVAAENAPKEIKPAKEKPVAIAVKKTNADLTYLERKWRLTSEGDWNINDFEIYKSNYLIFSHTNNTNNTPQSPNRLNTEDRNLDAEDLKFQLSLKTELYNNIPLIRNLPFVTSSRLWGAYTQKSNWQIFDANASRPLRENNYEPELILSLGIDNEVDGVKKDYIPRMLNLGVVHQSNGRSNPTSRSWNRVYLESGWELTDRISLMVRPWWRLPEDGKKDDNPDIEKFMGYGDVTVRYETPSGKTALSVLMRNNLRSDNKGFAQIDLQQRVFNNPYIKLHMMYSSGYGDTLLDYNHSQNIFGFGISLGE from the coding sequence ATGAATCAACCTCAAAGGCATGGCCTTGCTAGTGGGATTAGCTTTTTTGGCTTTTTAATATCGTCATTCTTGTTGTCATTGTCAGTATCTTTTGCAGTGAATGCAAAAGAAGTTTTGACGGTAGAGCAGGCGTTAATCAAATGCAGAGATACGTATCCATCGCAATTCGAATCCAAAAAAAGATTGGCTTGTTTTGATAGTATCAGCACGCCATCGATTGAAATCAAGGCGAGTGAATCACTGATCAATAATACGAACAGTGCCAGTAATGAGAACAATAACGTGGCCGCTGAAAACGCACCGAAAGAAATTAAGCCAGCAAAAGAAAAGCCTGTGGCTATTGCGGTTAAAAAAACCAATGCTGATTTAACTTATTTAGAAAGAAAATGGCGTTTAACTTCAGAGGGTGATTGGAATATCAACGATTTTGAAATCTATAAATCGAATTATTTGATTTTTAGCCACACGAATAATACCAATAACACGCCTCAAAGCCCGAATCGACTGAATACAGAAGATCGTAATTTAGATGCCGAAGATTTGAAATTTCAACTGAGTTTAAAAACGGAGTTGTACAACAATATCCCGCTGATTCGTAACTTGCCTTTTGTGACAAGTTCTAGACTTTGGGGTGCGTATACGCAGAAATCCAATTGGCAGATTTTCGATGCGAATGCATCAAGACCGTTACGTGAAAATAATTATGAGCCGGAATTGATTTTGTCTTTAGGCATTGATAATGAAGTGGATGGCGTTAAAAAAGACTACATTCCCCGCATGCTGAATCTTGGTGTGGTGCATCAATCGAATGGACGTTCAAATCCGACTTCTAGAAGCTGGAATCGCGTTTATCTTGAAAGTGGTTGGGAATTAACTGACCGTATCTCTCTAATGGTGCGACCTTGGTGGCGCCTTCCAGAAGATGGTAAAAAGGATGACAATCCAGATATTGAAAAATTTATGGGTTACGGCGATGTGACCGTGCGCTATGAAACGCCTTCTGGCAAAACTGCGCTTTCTGTTTTAATGCGCAATAATTTACGTAGCGATAACAAAGGTTTTGCTCAAATTGATTTGCAACAGCGCGTATTTAATAATCCGTATATTAAATTGCATATGATGTATTCGAGTGGTTACGGCGATACTTTGCTGGATTACAATCATTCGCAAAATATCTTCGGCTTTGGTATCTCGCTCGGTGAGTAA
- a CDS encoding C40 family peptidase gives MKFFIFFLTVFLSVCLNAHAEQSFLQNAAGVKLYNIDETEELDHQEKPDTWQTRAQEVLVNALSLTGIQYKYGGKSPETGFDCSGFVRYVFSQATNLSLPPTARAISQIGKTIKKDELQPGDLVFFNTLKSAFSHVGIYMGDNKFIHAPSTGKTVRVESMKSSYWAKRFSGAQRLDTEVEKTAVTSN, from the coding sequence ATGAAATTTTTTATTTTCTTTCTGACAGTTTTTTTAAGCGTTTGCTTAAACGCACATGCAGAGCAATCTTTTTTACAAAATGCTGCTGGCGTTAAGCTATACAACATAGACGAAACTGAAGAATTAGATCATCAAGAAAAACCAGACACTTGGCAAACGCGTGCGCAAGAAGTGCTGGTGAATGCATTAAGTTTAACGGGCATTCAATATAAATATGGTGGCAAAAGCCCTGAGACAGGTTTTGATTGCAGTGGATTTGTGCGCTACGTATTTAGCCAAGCCACTAATTTATCGTTACCACCAACTGCACGTGCGATTAGCCAAATCGGCAAAACAATCAAAAAAGATGAGTTACAACCAGGCGATTTGGTGTTTTTTAATACCTTAAAATCAGCTTTTTCACATGTGGGCATTTACATGGGCGATAACAAATTCATTCATGCGCCAAGCACTGGCAAGACCGTGCGCGTTGAGAGCATGAAGAGTAGCTATTGGGCAAAACGATTTAGTGGCGCGCAACGTCTGGATACAGAAGTTGAAAAAACTGCGGTCACTTCTAATTAA
- a CDS encoding ferritin-like domain-containing protein, translated as MSDDHGIKSPVVSALNTILELELAGVVRYTHYALMVFGYNRIPIVSWLRSQAAESLTHADKAGELITHLGGHPSLSIGPLLETHNHDIGDILRESLAHETVSLNAYKALLKLVEGDSVMLEEYAREMIYQEELHLGEVDKMLRKPGEIAKFHE; from the coding sequence ATGTCAGATGATCATGGTATAAAAAGCCCAGTAGTTAGTGCCTTAAATACGATTTTAGAGTTGGAACTAGCCGGCGTTGTACGTTATACGCATTACGCACTTATGGTCTTTGGTTACAATCGTATTCCAATCGTTTCTTGGTTACGTAGCCAAGCAGCAGAATCATTGACGCATGCAGATAAAGCCGGTGAGTTAATCACACATTTGGGCGGACATCCATCATTGTCAATTGGCCCATTATTAGAAACACACAATCACGATATTGGTGATATCTTGCGTGAATCATTGGCACACGAGACAGTTTCATTAAATGCTTACAAAGCGTTATTGAAATTAGTCGAAGGCGACTCTGTGATGCTAGAAGAATATGCGCGTGAGATGATTTATCAAGAAGAATTACATTTGGGTGAAGTAGATAAAATGCTGCGTAAACCGGGTGAAATTGCTAAATTTCATGAGTAA